A genome region from Deinococcus sp. HSC-46F16 includes the following:
- a CDS encoding DUF262 domain-containing protein, with protein sequence MQQSSKAQDQNLSTWFVQIGQGSIKLPRFQRHEAWDRGRITSFLNTVIYNLPVGVTLMLEVAGPEQFESRYIVTAEPKHPQPVTRHLLDGQQRLTAFWRAMHNNYAQETYFVYLPAFDQGSAPAEAEMGVRCIPRWLNRQGLRMPRWADDPAQCLQRGLIPISLLRPGDIKTEIETWVTEATRHLQPDDAAPDALAKFRAYVAQQKQIHEQITELRTLVAQFNLPYLSLPASTTKDVALKVFINMNTNSKPLALYDIIVAELENAAGQSLHVLQAKLDEQHPEIGRYGNLSNLVLSTSALLQEKLPNERGMVEMDKKQLLDNWPKLTRGLHRMSRFLAQEGVFDTARLPTNAVLAVIAAAYDHIPEHGDLAAKGERLLRRYLWSSFFTDRYENAAASRAFADFRALKALLLNPGFTEQELASVPVLNRAEFPLADADSLLAAGWPKGMGIRARAILAVTTLLGARDFADDQPASFESVQKREYHHVFPAALLAAAGLEKAGDLALNCALITWKTNRSIGRKDPLAYLQERVQWADEDIVRERLRTHLIDMKDLEKAQYGAASGSLLRARLEPEYQAFLQRRAGLIVAAMQALVDGRAPSLETLWAQPTAAGI encoded by the coding sequence ATGCAGCAGTCGAGCAAGGCCCAGGATCAGAATCTCAGCACCTGGTTTGTCCAGATTGGGCAGGGCAGCATCAAGTTGCCCCGCTTTCAACGGCATGAGGCCTGGGACCGGGGGCGCATCACGAGCTTCTTGAACACGGTGATCTACAACCTGCCGGTGGGAGTCACCCTGATGCTCGAAGTGGCCGGGCCGGAGCAGTTCGAGTCGCGGTACATCGTCACGGCGGAACCGAAGCACCCCCAGCCCGTGACCCGTCACCTCCTGGACGGACAGCAGCGCCTCACGGCCTTCTGGCGTGCCATGCACAACAACTACGCGCAGGAAACCTACTTCGTGTACCTGCCCGCCTTTGACCAGGGCAGTGCCCCCGCCGAGGCGGAGATGGGTGTGCGCTGCATTCCGCGGTGGCTCAACAGGCAGGGGCTGCGGATGCCCCGCTGGGCGGACGATCCTGCCCAGTGCCTTCAAAGAGGGTTGATCCCCATTTCCCTGCTGCGGCCCGGGGACATCAAGACTGAGATCGAAACCTGGGTGACCGAGGCGACCCGCCACCTTCAACCGGATGACGCAGCCCCGGACGCCCTCGCGAAATTCAGGGCCTACGTCGCGCAGCAGAAGCAGATCCATGAGCAGATCACCGAACTGCGTACCCTCGTCGCGCAGTTCAACCTGCCATACCTGTCTTTGCCCGCCTCGACCACCAAGGATGTGGCGCTCAAGGTCTTCATCAACATGAACACCAACAGCAAGCCGCTGGCGCTGTACGACATCATCGTCGCGGAACTCGAAAACGCCGCCGGGCAGTCACTGCATGTCCTGCAAGCCAAGTTGGACGAGCAGCACCCGGAAATTGGGCGGTACGGCAACCTCTCGAACCTCGTGCTGTCCACGTCTGCCCTGCTTCAAGAGAAGCTGCCGAACGAACGCGGCATGGTGGAGATGGATAAGAAGCAGCTACTGGACAACTGGCCGAAGCTCACGCGCGGGCTGCACCGCATGAGCCGATTTCTGGCCCAGGAGGGTGTCTTCGACACCGCGCGCCTGCCCACAAACGCGGTGTTGGCCGTCATCGCGGCGGCGTACGACCACATCCCCGAGCACGGTGACCTGGCCGCCAAGGGCGAACGCCTGTTGAGGCGGTATCTGTGGTCCTCCTTCTTCACCGACCGCTACGAGAACGCCGCCGCCTCCCGCGCCTTCGCCGACTTCCGGGCGCTCAAGGCGCTGCTGCTCAATCCCGGCTTCACCGAGCAGGAACTCGCTTCGGTGCCCGTGCTCAACCGTGCCGAGTTCCCCCTTGCGGATGCGGATTCTCTTCTCGCGGCGGGCTGGCCCAAGGGTATGGGCATCCGGGCCCGGGCCATTCTCGCCGTGACCACCTTGCTGGGCGCCCGGGACTTCGCGGACGATCAACCCGCTTCCTTCGAGAGCGTGCAGAAACGCGAATACCACCATGTCTTTCCGGCAGCCCTCCTGGCCGCAGCTGGCCTGGAGAAGGCAGGCGACCTCGCCCTGAACTGCGCCCTGATCACGTGGAAGACCAACCGCAGCATCGGGCGTAAGGATCCATTGGCCTACCTCCAAGAGAGGGTGCAGTGGGCGGATGAGGACATCGTCCGCGAGAGGTTGCGCACGCATCTGATCGACATGAAGGACCTTGAGAAGGCGCAGTACGGTGCGGCGAGCGGATCGCTCCTCCGGGCCAGGCTGGAGCCCGAGTATCAGGCCTTTCTCCAGCGCCGGGCAGGGCTCATCGTCGCCGCGATGCAGGCGCTTGTGGACGGCCGGGCACCGTCCCTCGAGACGCTCTGGGCGCAGCCGACTGCGGCGGGCATTTGA
- a CDS encoding DEAD/DEAH box helicase family protein, translating into MTTSPATPHTLTEHNPKLVKMLSDRLSLRAPQREALEILDTLFGKELPPKADEGLDPEEWVARIRAALPARTDFREFEREFVSLAFALATGVGKTRLMGAMIAYLHLLHGVRHFFVLAPNLTIYNKLIQDFSSTSPKYVFKGLQAFVVDPPVIITGEDYTQRDWAADSLFGRVQISIFNISKINSEVRGGREPRIRKMQEALGQSYFEYLQGLPDLVLLMDESHRYRASAGVRAINELRPRLGLELTATPYVETSRGPTPFRNIVQDYPLGRAIADKYVKIPAVVTRENFNPAGLSTEDLEHIKLADGVRLHESVKVELDHHARETGEKYVKPFMLVVARDTTHASQLLSLIESSDFFDGRYAGKAIQVDYTSEDLMIERLIKVEDPDEPTEIVIHVNMLKEGWDVTNLYTIVPLRAANARVLIEQSIGRGLRLPYGRRVERRIVNADGKRVTDPIDRLNIVAHDKFQEIIEEANRDDSLLKLVDRVLLDERGGVPPSVPVLAAPGVRGLLGLDTLRVPAQQAAEEGAEGTPVADPIAGESENPVLAPQPIFTPAEQPVAREVYRAVQEISREVAAVPRVEALRSPEVQQRLVERVQAKLPTVQPTLLDGAQAPVPDVAGIVARTAELLVERTISIPRIVVVPEGEARRDFQPFTLDLSRVNYAPPSRTLVVQNLNDNTQEWVQAVHGGQIVERNLQDLVVRGLLSNPEISYDENADTLFDLADQVVGHFEAKGHDYETIRDILIAHERDLSRLIFTQMEGHQKQGQVRYAHEIRQGFTELRSSTLNYSRGGLLGNPQARPPAGLRIEACVYTGFQRSLYPQVKFQSDAERVLALVLDRDSLKWFRPVKGQFLMTYRLGHQMHDYLPDFVAETGSEILMLEVKAQNELDDAEVQEKARVAREWCEAASQHARRYGGKPWRYAIIPHTAIAQNQTLMNLVEQGAG; encoded by the coding sequence GTGACCACCTCGCCCGCGACGCCGCACACCCTGACTGAGCACAACCCCAAACTGGTCAAGATGCTCTCGGATCGCCTGAGCCTGCGTGCCCCACAGCGCGAGGCCCTCGAAATCCTGGACACCCTGTTCGGCAAGGAATTGCCCCCCAAGGCCGACGAGGGGCTGGACCCCGAGGAGTGGGTCGCCCGCATCCGGGCAGCCCTTCCAGCCCGAACCGACTTTCGGGAGTTCGAGCGCGAGTTCGTCTCATTGGCCTTTGCCCTGGCGACGGGTGTTGGCAAGACCCGGCTGATGGGGGCGATGATCGCCTACCTGCACCTTCTGCACGGCGTGCGGCACTTCTTCGTGCTGGCCCCGAACCTGACCATCTACAACAAGCTGATTCAGGACTTCTCCTCGACCAGCCCCAAGTACGTCTTCAAGGGCCTCCAGGCCTTCGTGGTGGACCCCCCGGTCATCATCACGGGCGAGGACTACACCCAGCGGGACTGGGCTGCGGACTCGCTGTTCGGGCGGGTGCAGATCAGCATCTTCAACATCTCCAAGATCAACTCGGAGGTGCGCGGCGGGCGCGAGCCCCGCATCCGCAAGATGCAGGAAGCGCTGGGCCAGAGCTACTTCGAGTACCTCCAGGGGCTGCCCGACCTCGTGCTGCTCATGGACGAGTCGCACCGCTACCGCGCCTCGGCGGGCGTGCGCGCCATCAACGAGTTGCGGCCCCGCCTGGGCCTGGAACTCACCGCGACGCCCTACGTGGAGACCTCGCGCGGCCCCACCCCGTTTCGCAACATCGTGCAGGACTACCCGCTGGGACGCGCCATCGCGGACAAATACGTCAAGATTCCGGCGGTGGTCACTCGCGAGAACTTCAACCCGGCGGGCCTCAGCACGGAAGACCTGGAGCACATCAAGCTCGCCGACGGCGTGCGCCTGCACGAGAGCGTCAAGGTGGAACTCGACCACCACGCGCGCGAGACGGGGGAGAAGTACGTCAAGCCCTTCATGCTGGTGGTCGCCCGGGACACCACCCATGCGAGCCAGCTCCTCTCGCTGATCGAGTCTTCCGACTTCTTCGACGGGCGCTACGCGGGCAAGGCCATCCAGGTGGACTACACCTCGGAAGACCTGATGATCGAGCGGTTGATCAAGGTCGAGGATCCGGATGAGCCGACCGAGATCGTCATTCACGTCAACATGCTCAAGGAGGGGTGGGACGTCACCAACCTCTACACCATCGTGCCGCTGAGGGCCGCCAACGCCCGCGTGCTGATCGAGCAGAGCATCGGGCGCGGGCTGCGCTTGCCCTACGGCAGGCGGGTCGAGCGCCGCATCGTGAACGCGGACGGAAAGCGGGTCACCGACCCCATCGACCGCCTCAACATCGTCGCGCACGACAAGTTTCAGGAGATCATCGAGGAGGCCAACCGGGACGACAGCCTGCTTAAGCTCGTGGACCGCGTGCTGCTGGACGAGCGGGGCGGGGTGCCGCCCTCGGTGCCGGTCCTGGCCGCGCCGGGCGTTCGGGGTCTGCTGGGGCTGGACACGCTGCGGGTGCCCGCTCAGCAGGCGGCTGAGGAGGGGGCCGAGGGAACGCCGGTGGCCGACCCGATCGCCGGGGAGTCCGAGAACCCAGTCCTAGCGCCCCAGCCTATTTTCACGCCTGCCGAGCAGCCGGTGGCCCGCGAAGTCTACCGCGCCGTACAGGAGATCAGCCGGGAGGTGGCCGCGGTGCCCCGGGTCGAGGCGCTGCGCTCCCCTGAGGTACAGCAGCGGCTGGTGGAGCGGGTACAGGCCAAGCTGCCCACCGTGCAGCCGACGCTGCTGGACGGCGCGCAGGCCCCCGTGCCAGACGTGGCGGGAATCGTCGCCCGCACGGCCGAGCTGCTCGTCGAGCGCACCATCAGCATTCCCCGCATCGTGGTGGTGCCCGAGGGCGAGGCGAGGCGCGACTTCCAGCCGTTCACCCTGGACCTGAGCCGCGTGAACTACGCGCCCCCCAGCCGCACCCTGGTGGTGCAGAACCTGAACGACAACACGCAGGAGTGGGTGCAAGCGGTGCACGGCGGCCAGATCGTCGAGCGGAACTTGCAAGACCTCGTGGTGCGGGGCCTGCTGAGCAACCCCGAGATCAGCTACGACGAGAACGCAGACACGCTGTTCGACCTCGCCGATCAGGTCGTCGGGCACTTCGAGGCCAAGGGGCACGACTACGAAACCATCCGGGACATCCTGATCGCCCACGAGCGCGACCTTTCCCGCCTGATCTTCACGCAGATGGAAGGGCACCAGAAGCAGGGTCAGGTGCGCTACGCCCATGAAATCCGGCAGGGCTTCACGGAACTGCGCAGCAGTACGCTGAACTACAGCCGAGGCGGGCTGCTGGGCAACCCCCAGGCCCGCCCTCCCGCCGGGCTGCGAATCGAGGCTTGCGTGTACACCGGCTTTCAGCGCAGCCTGTACCCCCAGGTCAAGTTCCAGTCGGACGCCGAGCGGGTTCTTGCCCTGGTGCTCGACCGCGACAGCCTGAAGTGGTTCCGGCCCGTCAAGGGCCAGTTCCTGATGACCTACCGCCTGGGGCACCAGATGCACGACTACCTACCTGACTTCGTGGCCGAGACGGGCAGCGAGATCCTGATGCTGGAGGTCAAGGCCCAGAACGAGCTGGACGACGCTGAGGTCCAGGAAAAGGCGCGGGTGGCGCGGGAGTGGTGCGAGGCGGCCAGCCAGCACGCGCGGCGGTACGGTGGAAAACCCTGGCGTTACGCGATCATTCCTCACACGGCCATCGCCCAGAACCAGACGCTGATGAACCTCGTCGAACAGGGTGCTGGTTAA
- a CDS encoding site-specific DNA-methyltransferase translates to MTDRPKQRNLKLELTWVGKDHRPRLEPRILLPDEERSYTADARVDDNDQFDNMLIFGDNLLALKALATDNKVKGQVKCIFIDPPYNTGSAFEHYDDGMEHSLWLGMMRERLELLRDLLTEDGSIWISIDDNEAHYLKVLCDEIFGRQNFVADVIWEKSDSPRMDARTFSVRHDHVLVFSRNIESLYLGRIQTEIQDHYNKVDEQGRRYYTKPLRAMGGQGDTRLARPTLYFGITAPDGEIVYPKKQDGVDGAWRWKREKIEAEIDRIEWVQGRTGWVPYYRIYAEDDSSRPPETIWAHEDTGSNRTSKAEVKVFNPKDPFSTPKPERLLQRVIQLATQPGDLVLDSFAGSGTTGAVAHKMGRRWIMVELGEHAHTHIIPRMQKVIDGTDRGGISDAVGWKGGGGFRYYRLAPSLIKYDSRQHPIINPEYNAEMLAEACCKLEGFTYDPSQAVWWQHGRSSERDFLFVTTRYMSHSDLLDLSEEVGPERSLLVLAKAYDRNGDVFDNLTVKKIPDAVLGLCEWDHDDYSLKVANLPKAKPEPEPVSTATGARTPRKGKVAAVPGLFDMGGEA, encoded by the coding sequence ATGACCGACCGACCGAAGCAGCGCAACCTGAAACTGGAACTCACCTGGGTGGGCAAGGATCACCGCCCCCGCCTGGAGCCGCGCATTCTGCTGCCCGACGAGGAACGCAGCTACACGGCAGATGCCCGGGTCGATGACAACGACCAGTTCGACAACATGCTGATCTTCGGTGACAACTTGCTGGCTCTCAAGGCTCTGGCGACTGACAACAAGGTGAAGGGGCAGGTCAAGTGTATTTTTATTGACCCGCCCTACAACACTGGTAGCGCCTTCGAGCACTATGACGACGGCATGGAGCATAGCTTGTGGCTAGGTATGATGCGAGAGAGACTGGAACTTCTACGCGATTTATTAACTGAAGATGGTAGTATTTGGATTAGCATTGATGATAACGAAGCTCATTACTTAAAGGTCTTGTGTGATGAGATTTTTGGGCGACAAAATTTCGTTGCCGATGTGATTTGGGAGAAAAGTGACAGTCCGAGAATGGACGCGCGAACATTCTCTGTTCGACACGACCATGTTCTAGTCTTTTCCCGTAACATCGAGAGCCTCTACCTTGGTCGGATTCAAACCGAGATACAAGACCACTACAATAAGGTGGATGAGCAAGGAAGACGCTATTACACAAAGCCGCTTCGAGCAATGGGCGGTCAGGGAGACACTAGATTGGCGCGACCAACCTTGTACTTTGGCATAACCGCACCTGATGGCGAAATAGTTTACCCAAAGAAACAAGATGGCGTGGATGGTGCCTGGAGATGGAAGAGGGAAAAGATAGAAGCCGAGATCGACCGTATCGAATGGGTGCAGGGTCGCACAGGCTGGGTGCCTTATTATAGAATCTACGCAGAAGACGATTCCTCGCGTCCGCCTGAAACAATCTGGGCTCACGAGGATACAGGCAGCAATAGAACCTCTAAGGCCGAAGTCAAGGTTTTTAATCCCAAAGACCCCTTCTCCACTCCTAAGCCTGAACGCCTCCTTCAGCGCGTCATCCAGCTGGCTACCCAGCCCGGCGACCTCGTCTTGGACTCCTTCGCTGGTTCCGGCACCACGGGGGCCGTCGCTCACAAGATGGGTCGTCGCTGGATCATGGTCGAGCTCGGCGAGCATGCCCACACCCACATCATCCCGCGGATGCAGAAGGTCATTGACGGCACCGACCGGGGTGGAATCAGCGACGCAGTCGGGTGGAAGGGCGGCGGCGGCTTCCGGTATTACCGCCTTGCCCCCAGCCTCATCAAGTACGATTCCCGCCAGCACCCGATCATCAACCCGGAGTACAACGCCGAGATGCTGGCTGAGGCGTGCTGCAAGCTTGAAGGGTTCACCTACGACCCCTCGCAGGCGGTGTGGTGGCAGCACGGACGCAGCAGCGAGCGGGACTTCCTGTTCGTCACGACCCGCTACATGAGCCACAGCGACCTGCTCGACCTGTCCGAGGAAGTTGGGCCGGAGCGCAGCCTGCTGGTACTGGCGAAGGCCTACGACCGGAATGGCGACGTGTTCGACAACCTGACCGTCAAGAAGATTCCGGACGCCGTGCTGGGCCTATGCGAGTGGGACCACGACGACTACAGCCTGAAGGTCGCCAACCTCCCCAAGGCGAAGCCCGAGCCAGAACCCGTCAGCACGGCCACCGGAGCGAGGACACCGCGTAAGGGCAAGGTGGCCGCCGTGCCGGGCCTGTTCGACATGGGTGGTGAGGCGTGA
- a CDS encoding PIN domain-containing protein: protein MTLPALPPLVLDTNIIGYMYRGDALGSAYAERLKGHLTVVAFQTVAEVRFGMAKAGWGDRRRMDQERFMARFRPIFPTDSVCTHWAHAMLGARRAGHPIDTADAWIAATALALGCPLVTHNAADYAGVPNLKIISEQPL from the coding sequence GTGACCCTTCCCGCCCTGCCCCCCCTGGTGCTTGACACCAACATCATCGGGTACATGTACCGGGGAGACGCGCTCGGCTCGGCCTATGCCGAGCGCCTGAAGGGGCACCTCACCGTCGTTGCGTTTCAGACTGTGGCTGAAGTGCGGTTCGGCATGGCGAAGGCGGGCTGGGGCGACCGGCGACGCATGGATCAGGAGCGCTTCATGGCACGGTTCCGGCCCATTTTCCCCACCGACAGCGTCTGTACCCACTGGGCGCACGCCATGCTCGGTGCGCGGCGGGCGGGCCATCCCATCGACACCGCTGATGCCTGGATCGCTGCCACCGCCCTCGCCCTGGGATGCCCCCTCGTCACCCACAACGCCGCCGACTACGCCGGTGTTCCCAACCTGAAGATCATTTCGGAGCAACCTCTATGA
- a CDS encoding AIPR family protein: protein MKDEERARVEAALTRRFLDTNLIPDLPDEPEEPVKSAEEKRKNRLSKALAAYTVAGLCCLSDNDSIGCLVDGEEDNGIDAIHIQGDTVYLIQAKYKRGEPDRDDDIHPFVKGARDLLDGHYNDFRNPLFLDRQTEIDQAMTAPGLKLVLVFVHMGEIVKDHALQLLTDFCRQTGSTFHDINGQLIHMALLTDERRPEIEARLTLHHHRLMETAPRVAFGLIHVRQLAELFHEYGPLLFDQNIRSFLGRNSLNRDIETSLRTTPELFVHYNNGITMTCTHLEAPRGQRTQGNYRVQRLSIVNGAQTVGSIAQAVPPGDPNPPEAYVMVTLIETQDAGATFAVDVTRARNTQNPIPAEAFAAQDVTHEHLRQKLAMQGIQYVYKPGRDRREAHCTLEDVANTLAMFSADPTDALTRDVSELLKVGSPAYQRLFGTNLRRLEPERLYRMVQVFQQVERTLAEYRRTAPSRSLERLFYSRMRPLIRCWIAKRSRVVKGNSALLLSNAEAGTVSQDIERYAGQVLQATLAYSDANSRGVTAISNSLADCRTILSNLEDQWREEQRAAAQRAEAQRN, encoded by the coding sequence TTGAAGGACGAGGAACGGGCGCGTGTTGAGGCTGCCCTGACGCGGCGCTTCCTCGACACAAACCTGATTCCCGACCTTCCAGACGAGCCTGAGGAACCGGTCAAGTCCGCAGAGGAAAAGCGGAAAAACCGCCTATCTAAGGCGCTCGCCGCTTACACAGTGGCGGGGCTGTGTTGCCTATCGGACAACGACAGCATCGGATGCCTAGTTGATGGCGAGGAGGACAACGGCATCGACGCCATCCACATCCAAGGCGACACCGTGTATCTGATCCAGGCCAAGTACAAGCGTGGGGAGCCAGACCGGGACGACGACATCCATCCCTTCGTTAAAGGAGCCCGCGACCTGCTGGACGGTCACTACAATGACTTTAGGAACCCCCTGTTTCTCGACAGGCAGACCGAGATCGATCAGGCCATGACAGCGCCTGGATTGAAGCTGGTCCTCGTCTTCGTGCACATGGGTGAGATCGTGAAAGACCATGCCCTGCAACTGCTGACAGATTTCTGTCGGCAGACGGGCAGCACCTTTCACGACATCAACGGACAGCTGATTCACATGGCCTTACTGACTGACGAAAGGCGGCCTGAGATTGAGGCCAGGCTGACGCTTCACCACCACCGGCTCATGGAGACAGCACCGAGGGTCGCCTTCGGCTTGATTCATGTGCGGCAGCTCGCCGAGCTGTTCCATGAGTACGGCCCTCTGCTGTTTGACCAGAACATCCGGAGCTTTTTAGGCCGTAACTCCCTAAACCGTGATATCGAGACGTCCCTGCGCACAACGCCCGAGCTCTTCGTCCACTACAACAATGGCATCACCATGACCTGCACGCATTTAGAAGCACCGAGAGGCCAGCGAACACAGGGCAACTACAGAGTGCAAAGATTATCCATCGTCAACGGCGCACAGACCGTTGGCAGCATCGCTCAGGCCGTGCCTCCGGGAGACCCCAACCCGCCAGAGGCTTATGTCATGGTTACCCTCATTGAGACTCAGGACGCGGGCGCCACCTTTGCTGTGGACGTGACCCGTGCCCGCAACACCCAGAATCCCATTCCCGCAGAAGCGTTCGCGGCGCAGGACGTGACCCACGAGCACCTGCGGCAGAAACTCGCCATGCAGGGGATCCAGTACGTTTACAAGCCCGGCCGAGATCGGCGGGAGGCGCACTGCACCCTCGAGGATGTGGCGAACACGCTCGCCATGTTCAGCGCCGATCCCACCGACGCCCTGACCCGCGACGTCTCGGAGCTGCTCAAGGTCGGTAGCCCGGCGTATCAGCGCCTGTTCGGGACTAACCTGCGTCGGCTGGAGCCTGAGCGCCTGTACCGCATGGTGCAGGTCTTTCAGCAGGTGGAACGGACGCTGGCCGAGTACCGGCGCACCGCTCCTAGCCGCAGCCTAGAACGGCTTTTCTACAGCAGAATGCGGCCCCTTATCCGCTGCTGGATTGCCAAGCGCAGCCGGGTAGTTAAGGGTAACTCGGCCCTCCTGCTCAGCAACGCCGAGGCGGGCACCGTGTCCCAAGACATTGAGCGCTACGCCGGGCAGGTTTTGCAGGCGACTCTGGCCTACTCAGACGCGAACTCGCGGGGCGTGACTGCCATCAGCAACAGTCTGGCCGACTGCCGCACCATCCTCAGCAATCTGGAAGACCAGTGGCGGGAAGAGCAGCGGGCGGCGGCACAGCGAGCAGAGGCGCAGCGAAACTGA